AGAAGGAAAGAAAATTACCCCATGGGTATTGTTCATTATTTTTGTTTTGGGTCCATGCGAAGCTCTGATCCCCGTTTTAATGTTTCCTGCTGCAACAGAGAGTGTATTCGGAATAGTATTGGTGACAACTGTTTTCGGGATCTTTACTATTTTAACAATGATTACAATGGTTCTTATCGGACTTTGGGGAATTGAACTTCTTCCGTTGCATCGATTGGAGAAGCACGTTCACACACTTGCAGGTTTAACGATCTTTCTTTGCGGAATTGGAATAATATTCGTTGGAATTTAAGAATCAGTTCACAACAGATTCTTTTTTAATAAAAACCGAAGCTAATATAGAGCCTGTTAAAACCACTGCAATGAAAACCAAAGAAAAAGCTACAGGGATGTGATAGAATTCAACCAATATCATCTTCACACCAACGAAAAATAAAATTAACGCAACTCCATATTTCAAATACCTAAAAAGACTCATAATTCCTGCCAAAGCAAAATAAAGCGCTCGCAAGCCAAGTATCGCAAAAATATTAGAAGTCAAAACAATAAACGGATCGCGGGTAATTGCTAAAATCGCAGGTATCGAATCAATTGCAAACACAATATCTGTCGATTCAATCAGCAATAGTGTTAGGAATAAATTCGTTGCAAAGATTTTTCCGCCATGTTTGATAAAAAAATGTTCGGTATCTACATCCGCTTTAATCGGAAAATACTTTGATGCAGTCCGTACGAGTATATTTTTTTCAGGTTCAATTTTCTTATCGTGCATAAAAGCCATTTTATAAGCAGTGTACAAAAGTATTGCCCCGAAAATGTAAATCACAAAATCGAATGCTTCGAGCAGAGCAACGCCCGCAAAAATAAAAATAATACGAAAAACCACTGCACCCAAAATTCCCCATTTCAAAATATGCGGCTGATTTTTCTGATCGATCCCCATTACTGTGAAGATCATTATAAAAACAAAAAGGTTATCGACAGAAAGTGACTTTTCAATGAGATATCCGGTGAGGAACTCCAATGCTTTTACGTGTCCGTTTGGGAATTTAAAATAGATAGAAACATTGAAAAGCAAAGCCACGCCAATCCAAATTGCACTCCAAATCAGAGCAGATTTGATCCCGATTTTTCCGTGCCGATGATCTGTAACCCAAAGATCCACAACAAGCATAACGGAAATTAAAACAGTAAAAACTATCCAATACCAAATTTCAGTCGTCATAAATTCTTTGTTATTTGTTAAACAAATTTAATTAGAAAAACAGTAATTAAAAATTTTTGCATTTTCATGAAACATTTATCGTATATTTACGATATGTAATGAGTAATTAATATGGCAGTATCGAAGAAAAATATTTTCAGCAAGAAAGATCAAAAGTTAGCCGATTATGCGAAGGCACTTTCTCATCCAGCGAGAGTTGCGATCGTAAAATTTCTTGCGGAAAAAAATGTTTGCATGTGCGGCGAGATTGTTGATGAACTTCCGCTCGCACAATCTACCGTTTCGCAGCATCTTCGCGAACTGAAACGTGCGAACATTATTAAAGGCGAGATCGAGGGTCCGAAAGTCTGTTACTGTCTCAATCCAGATGTTATTGCCGAGCTAATCAATATTTTCAACGAACTTTTTAGCTGCTGCCCAACTGAAAAGAAAAAATAATTTAGGAGGATTTTATGAACGATAATCAAATAAAGGAAATCGTAAAAGAAAAATATTCGCAATTGGCAGAAGTCAATTTGAAAAAAGCAAAAAGCTGCTGCGCAGGTAGTGAACAAGTTTATACCATCATGGCGGATGAGTATACAAGCTTAGAAGGTTATGTGCCCGATGCAGATCTTGGTTTGGGCTGCGGACTTCCTACTGAGTTTGCTGAAATCAAAACTAGAGATACAGTTCTTGATCTTGGAAGCGGTGCCGGCAATGACGTCTTTATTGCAAGAAGAGTTGTCGGAGAGAATGGAAAAGTCATCGGAGTGGATTTCACACAACCGATGATTGATAAAGCTAACTTGAATAATAAAAAACTTGGTTATGAAAATGTTGAGTTCAAGTTAGGGGAAATTGAAAAACTGCCAATTGAATCTTCGTCTATTGATGTCGTGATAAGCAACTGCGTCTTAAATCTTGTTCCAAATAAAATCAAAGCATTTCAAGAAATTTATCGAGTGCTAAAAACTACCGGGCATTTCTGTGTGTCTGATATTGTTTTGAAAGGAGAACTGCCGGAAAGAATACGAAAAGCCGCCGAAATGTACGCTGGCTGTGTTGCCGGAGCTTTACAAAAGGAAGAATACATTAAGACTGTCAAGTCAGCTGGCTTTAAGAATATTCAGGTCAGAAAAGAAAAGCAGATTGTAATTCCGAAAGAAATTCTGAAAAACTACTTATCAGATAAAGAAATTGAAGAGTATGAGAATAAAGAATTTCAAATCTTGAGTATGACAGTCTTTGCCGAGAAATAAATTCTTTTAGGTTTCATTCGTTGACTTTCAAAGCATTACTTAATATTTTCAATTGTTAAGTCACAGTGAAAAAAAAGCTTCTTACATTAATATTTTTAATTTTCGTTCAGACTGCTTTTGGGCAGCTTTACAATTTTCATCTTTATAACACTTCAAATGGATTAGTACACAACTCAATTAAATCCATAACTCAGAATAAGAATGGCTATCTGTGGTTCGGAACACTGACCGGAGTTTCAAAATACGATGGATACAAGTTTGATAATATTTCAGGATACGATCCAGCCCTTTCATCTGAAATTTTAGGAATACTTCAATCAAAATCGAACGATATTTGGATTGCAGTTCGTAATAAAGGCTTATTAAAAATTTCTCCATCGAGCGAAATAAAAAAATTTAACACGTCAAATTCTCCTATTCCTGATAAAATTAAAGTAATTCGTCTATCCAAAGATCAGAATGTGTTAGTTCTTTCTGAAGACAACCGATTTTTTATTGTTCATTCAGATTCGCAAATCGTTCCGCTTCTAAATAATATTAGACTTCCAGAAGTTAACTTTACAGACATTCTAGAAATAGACAATGGCTATGCGCTTGCATCCGAACAAGGTTTATATTTGGTCAGATATAATCGAGTTCAATATAAATTCACATCAGCAGAAGGATTGAAATCAAACAAAGTAAGCAGAGTTATATATGATAATAACTCTAACATATTATTTGCTGTCGATCAGGGGAGTATTTATAAAATTACGAATAACTCTTTGGCGGAAGTTCATTCAAGTCAAAGTCAATCGACAAGTTATTTTACATCTTTGCTTTCTGCCTATGATAATGCGATTTGGATTGGCAATGATTTTGGTGTTGTTCGAATTGAGGGTGAACAAAAAGATTACATAGGTTTCCAGAATGGACTTCCTCATAACGTTGTGACCTCTTTGTATGAAGACCGCGAAGGAAATATTTGGATCGGAACGTTAAATGGAGTAGTGAAACTAAATTCGCTTGCGTTCCGGAATTATCCATCTCTCTTTCCAAACACATCTTCTGCTGTGCAAAAAATTCATAAGCACGATAAAGAAATTTGGATTTTTTCGAATGAAGGTGCATCAGTTTTCAATCTCCAAAATAAATCCTGGCGAAACTATTCAGTAAAATTTTCAGGCACGAATCGTGTGAATGATGTTGTTTCGATCAGCGCGGCGCAAAAATTACTTGCCACAGATGATGGAGTAAAAGATTTTCAGAATGGAAGAATTTCCGATGCAACGCTAAATAGATGGCTGCCGTCGAGAATAATTAAATCTATTGCGAAAGATTTTGATGGAAAAGTTTATGTGGGAACTGACTCAGGCTTATACGTTTTCAAGGATAATCAGATTATCGATCGATACACAATTGAAAACGAGATGCCGAACAATGTGATTAACAAAATTCACGTCACTTTGAAAAATGAGATTCTCATAGGTACGGAAAGTGGATTTGTGAAGTTGTACAACGATAATCTTCACGTCTTAAAATCCTCGCAAGGTATGATTGGAAATTTTGTTACTTCAATAACAGACGATGGCAACGATAAATTTTGGATCGGAACTAAACAAGGAGTTTCTTCATTAAAAAATGGAAGATTTACGAATTATTCTCCAAGACTTGGTTCAATTGAAACAGAAGCAGTTGAAGACATTATTCTAGATAAGCATGAGACTGTTTGGACGGCAACGTTTAATGGGCTTTATCGAATTCTCCCGAAAAATGAATTTGACATCATTACATCGCGCGAAGGATTGCTATCCGATGCAGTAAACAATTTAGTTTATGACGAGGTGAATGATCTCGTATTTGCAGGAACAAATGCGGGTTTAACAATTATCGAATTGAAATATTTAAAGCGAAAACCATTTACTCACAACATCACTTTCACAAGTTTTGAAACAAATAAAAGTGTATATCCCTTGAATAACATCGTTATTCCCGAATCAGAAAATGAGATATCGGTTGGCGTTTCGCTCTTTTCGTTCGTCGATGAAAAGAGGATTGGATTTCGCTACAAGCTTGATGCAGAAAATTGGAATTATTTGTCAGGATCAAATAAAATTATTTTTAAAGATCTTCTGCCAGGAGATTATAGGTTAGTTATTCAAGCATCTCTCGATGGATTTAATTGGATTGACCAAACCGCGGAGTTGAAGTTCGCTATCACATCGCAAATTTATAAAAAATGGTACTTCTATGTCGTTGCACTAATTCTTGTTGGATCTTTGATCCTCCTATTTTATTATTTGAAAGATAATCGGAGAGTGTCAGTCAAACAACAAACCAAAACTATCCCAAAAGAAGAAATTGAAGAATCTTCTTTACAAATTGAAACTGAAGAAACTTCAATCTCTTTCTCTGAAGCACAGAAAAAATTCGAAGAGAAAACAGAAAAATACAAGCAGATGCTTTCTGAAAAAGAATCCGAAATATCCAGATTGCGTCATGAACTTAGAGACGTGAAAGAAAAATCCACCCCGCAAAGTGAAGAGGATAAGGACAAAAGAATTTATCAAGAAAGAATTAATGTAGTTGTTAAAGATCTGCGAGATGCAGAAGAAGTTAAAGAATATATTGAAGCACTCGATAAAACTAAATGGAACATTCGAAAAGCAGCGAGACTTTTGAATCTCCCGCATTCAACTTTCCATTATAGATTGAAAAAACTAAATTTGCTAAGAAATAAATCTGACGAACAGGAAGATTCATAAATCTTATTACAATTTTGGACTATCTAGTTTAAATATAACTATGAATAACAAATGAATTTAGTAAGTATAAGAAGACTGATATTTTTTATCTGTTCATCGATCATCATCGGTTTGTTGGTTGCTTGGGGAGTTGAAGGATTCCATCTATTGACAGAAACGAAAACTGCAGTTCAAATAGAAGATAGAATTACAGGTATGGTCTACACTCAATCTGAAAATAAATTCAGTATGGGTCTTGATCTCGTTGCGCTGATTTCTCTCGTGGTTGTAGGTGTTGGCTTAGTTGCCGTTAATTTGGTAAAGATTTTTTATCCAAAAAAATCTTAGTGACTGAAGTTACGCAAAACAGTCATTCTGAATCCGTCAACTGACGGATGAAGAATCTGAAATTGTACTTTTCGGGATTTATTAGATGTTTCGTCCGCCGAGGCGGACTTAACATGACAATAAGGCCATTCTGCGTAACTTCAGTTAGTGAACTAAAATAAGGACTTTGAAGTTTTAAAGTGGAGTTTTACCAAGCCGCTCAACTTTTCCGCCCCATATTTCTCAAGAATTTTTTTTGCCGTAGTTTTCACTATTTCGCTTGCCCCCTTTGGTATAGCGATTTTCAGTTCCCTTGATTTTAATTCTATCCAATTAATAAAAGAATCCCGCGCAAGAATTGAAGCAGCGGCAACGCCTAAAAATTTTTCTGCACGAAAAGATTGACGAAGCTCAATTTTTTTACCTTTTTCTAACAAAGCATTTTTTATTGAACTTTCGTTTCCAAATTGATCGCAAATTGCAATTGTCGTATCATTATTCGTAAGTAGATTTTCGATGCACCGTGCATGACCCCAAGCAAGAAGTTGATTCAAATTCTTAAACTTAGAGTACAGCTCATTGTATCTCTTCGGATTTATTTGGACTGTACTGTAGTTTTCCTTGAACTGACTTCTAATTTTTACAGCTAAAAATCTAATTTCACTGTCCGATAAAAGCTTACTGTCTCGGATTTTTAAATTAATTAATTGTGATTTAATTTTTTCATTTATAACAAATCCTCCGATCACGAGCGGTCCAAAAAAATCTCCCTTTCCGGATTCATCCACTCCGATATAGCTTCCAGGTTCTTGAATTTCATCAGCTGGTGGGAATAAATTTAATCCAAAAATATTTTCATCAATGTCTTTGAATAGCTTCGAAG
This genomic window from Ignavibacteria bacterium contains:
- a CDS encoding TerC family protein, translating into MTTEIWYWIVFTVLISVMLVVDLWVTDHRHGKIGIKSALIWSAIWIGVALLFNVSIYFKFPNGHVKALEFLTGYLIEKSLSVDNLFVFIMIFTVMGIDQKNQPHILKWGILGAVVFRIIFIFAGVALLEAFDFVIYIFGAILLYTAYKMAFMHDKKIEPEKNILVRTASKYFPIKADVDTEHFFIKHGGKIFATNLFLTLLLIESTDIVFAIDSIPAILAITRDPFIVLTSNIFAILGLRALYFALAGIMSLFRYLKYGVALILFFVGVKMILVEFYHIPVAFSLVFIAVVLTGSILASVFIKKESVVN
- a CDS encoding winged helix-turn-helix transcriptional regulator; the protein is MAVSKKNIFSKKDQKLADYAKALSHPARVAIVKFLAEKNVCMCGEIVDELPLAQSTVSQHLRELKRANIIKGEIEGPKVCYCLNPDVIAELINIFNELFSCCPTEKKK
- the arsM gene encoding arsenite methyltransferase; protein product: MNDNQIKEIVKEKYSQLAEVNLKKAKSCCAGSEQVYTIMADEYTSLEGYVPDADLGLGCGLPTEFAEIKTRDTVLDLGSGAGNDVFIARRVVGENGKVIGVDFTQPMIDKANLNNKKLGYENVEFKLGEIEKLPIESSSIDVVISNCVLNLVPNKIKAFQEIYRVLKTTGHFCVSDIVLKGELPERIRKAAEMYAGCVAGALQKEEYIKTVKSAGFKNIQVRKEKQIVIPKEILKNYLSDKEIEEYENKEFQILSMTVFAEK
- the rnhC gene encoding ribonuclease HIII, which produces MIERAKKQLADLIQKVELNHELAKDLFISEIKEGQYNVFVEISRNRDWVKLIIYYGKKGFKLQIQGDKTSKLFKDIDENIFGLNLFPPADEIQEPGSYIGVDESGKGDFFGPLVIGGFVINEKIKSQLINLKIRDSKLLSDSEIRFLAVKIRSQFKENYSTVQINPKRYNELYSKFKNLNQLLAWGHARCIENLLTNNDTTIAICDQFGNESSIKNALLEKGKKIELRQSFRAEKFLGVAAASILARDSFINWIELKSRELKIAIPKGASEIVKTTAKKILEKYGAEKLSGLVKLHFKTSKSLF